Part of the Deinococcus fonticola genome, GGGCGAATCCAGGCGCTGAGGATGGGCTGGGCTTCACGGATGGGGATTACACTGAGATCGGGACGAGGCTTAGACATCCGTCCCTCTCTCATTTCTAGCTGCAAAAATCAACCCCTAATCGCCGTAACTGCTTCATTGAAGGCGTCCTAGCCGATGAAAGCGGGGATTTCCGAACGACTGAGGCGTAATTTTTTCGTTTACGCCTTTTCCCCTGCCAGGTGCAGCCACGTACTTAGTACGCTGTCGGGGTTGAGGCTAACGCTATCTATGCCCTTGTCCATCAGCCACTGGGCCAGGGCGGGGTGATCGCTCGGCCCCTGGCCGCAGATGCCGACGTACTTGCCGCGTGCCTTGGCGGCCCGGATCGCCATTTCCATGAGGGCCAGCACGGCCTCGTTCTGCTCGTCGAACATGTCGGCGACCAGGCCGGAGTCGCGGTCGAGGGCCAGTGTCAGTTGCGTGAGGTCGTTGCTGCCGATGGAGAAACCGTCGAAGTGGTCGAGGAACTGGTCGGCCAGGATGGCGTTGCTGGGCACCTCGCACATCATGATGACCTTCAGGTCGTTCTCACCCTGGGTGAGGCCGTTTTCGCGCAGGATTTCCAGGATGCGCTGGCCTTCCGCGACGGTGCGCACGAAGGGAATCATGAGTTGCACGTTGGTGAGGCCCATGTCGTCGCGCACCTGTTTCATGGCGGCGCATTCCAGAGCGAATGCTTCCTTGAAGTCCTCACTGCGGTAGCGGCTCGCCCCCCGGAAGCCGATCATGGGGTTCTCCTCGCTGGGTTCGTAGCTTGTTCCGCCGATCAGGTGGGCGTACTCGTTGCTTTTGAAGTCGCTGAGTCGCACAATCACGGGTTTGGGCGCGAAGGCGGCGGCAATGCTGGCGACCCCCTCGGCGAGCTTCTCGCGGAAAAAGTCGCGCGGTGAAGCGTACCCGGCCGTTTTGTCCTCGATCTGGGCCTTCACATCGTCGGGCACGTTGGGGTAGTCCAGCAGGGCGCGGGGGTGAATGCCGATCACGTTGCTGCAAATGAACTCGACCCGGGCCAGGCCCACCCCCTCGTTGGGCAGCGCGGCGAAGCTGAAGGCCCGGTCTGGCGAGGCCACGTTCATCATGATCTTCATGCCGACTTCGGGCATGGCGTCCAGTTCCACCTTATCGATGTGGAAGTCCAGCTGACCTGCGTACACGAAGCCGGTGTCGCCCTCGGCGCAGGACACGGTGACGGGCTGCCCGGATTTGAGTTCGCGGGTAGCGTTGCCGGTGCCGACCACGGCAGGAATGCCCATCTCGCGGGCGATGATGGCGGCGTGGCAGGTGCGCCCGCCCCGGTTGGTGACGATGGCGGAGGCGCGTTTCATGACCGGTTCCCAGTCGGGGTCGGTCATGTCGGCCACCAGGATGTCGCCCGGCTGCACCTCGTCCATCTGCGAGAGGTCGCTGACGACGCGCACCGTGCCGGCGCCGATGCGGCTCCCCACGGCGCGGCCCTCGACCAGGATTTCTCCTTTGCCCGTCAGCTCGAAGCGTTCCAGGGTGCGCCCGGCGCGGCTCTGCACCGTTTCCGGGCGGGCCTGAAGGATGTAGATCTGCCCGTCACGCCCGTCCTTGCCCCACTCGATGTCCATGGGACGCCCATAGTGCCGCTCGATGGTGACGCACTGACGGGCCAGTTCGGTGAGGTCGTCGTCGGTCAGCGAGAAGGCGGCGCGTTCCGCTTCGTCCACGTCGACGGTCTGCACGCCGCCTTCCGCTGCGTAGATCATCTTCTTTTGTTTGCTGCCGCGGGTGCGGCGCAGCACGGCGCGTTTGCCCTGTTCCAGCGCGGGTTTGTACACGAAGAACTCGTCGGGGTTCACGGCGCCCTGCACCACCATTTCGCCCAGGCCGTAGCTGCTGGTCACGAACACGGCATCCCGAAAACCGCTTTCGGTGTCGAGGGTAAAGGCCACGCCGGACACGCCCAGATCCGTGCGAACCATGCGCTGAATACCGGCGGACAGCGCCACCTCACTGTGCGAGAAGCCCTGGTGAACGCGGTAGCTGATGGCGCGGTCGTTGTAGAGGCTGGCGAACACCAGTTTGACGTGCCCCAGCACCTCGTCGATGCCGCGCACGTTCAGGAAGGTTTCCTGCTGCCCGGCGAAACTGGCCTCGGGCAAGTCCTCGGCGGTGGCGCTGCTGCGCACGGCCACGTCGGGGTCTGTGCCGCCCGCCTCGGCGGTCATGCGGGCATACCCTTCGCGGATGGCCTGTTCCAGCGCGGCCGGGAAAGCAGCCTGCTCGACCCAGCCACGAATTTCCTTCCCGGCGGCGACCAGCGCATGAACGTCGTTCACGTCCAGCGCAGACAGTTTCTCGTTGATCTTCTGCTCGATCTGGTTTTCCTGTAAGAACAGCCGGAAGGCGTCGGCGGTGGTGGCGAACCCACCGGGGACGCGCACGCCTGCGCCCGCGAGGCCCTGAATCATCTCGCCGATGCTGGCGTTCTTGCCGCCGACGATTTCCACATCGGTCATCCTTAGTGTTTCAAAAGGGCGAATCATGTCCATGGGTATTCTCCGTTTGGCGAAAGGGTTTCTGCGCCTTGAAGTGAGGGGATTAGTGTCAGGCTACGCCTCAACACTAACGCAGTCCACAATTCCTGAGCGCCCGTTTTGTCCCTCCGGGCTGGACGTGTCAGTCTGGGGCATGCCCCGCACCGTGTTCATCGTGTCCGACCACACCGGACTCACCGCCGAGAACATCGCCCGCGCCCTGCTCACCCACTTTCCGGGCCAGCGCCTGGAGTACCTGCGCCGCCCCTTCACCAAGGACGCGCAGGCCGCCCTTGACGTGGTGAACGAGGTGAAAGGCCACGCCGAGGCGGGCAGCCGCCCGCTGATTTTCACCACCGTGACCCGCCCCGAGGTGCTGGAAATTCTGAACAGCGCCCCCGCGCAGGTGTTTGACCTGCTGACCGAGGACATCGCGCGGCTGGAGCAGGAGTTCGGCGAGACGCCCACCCTGAACGTCGGCGGGCACCACGACATGCAGGACACCGAAGCGTACCTGACCCGCATGGAGGCGCTGGATTTTGCCCTCGCCACCGACGATGGCGTGGGCAGCAAGGGATACGCCCAGTCGGACGTGATCCTGGTCGGCGTGTCCCGCGCCGGCAAAACCCCCACCAGCCTCTTTCTGGCCTTGCAGCACGGCATTCGCGCCAGCAATTACCCGCTGGCCGAGGACGACTTCGAGCGCGAGCGCTTGCCTATTCCGCTGGAACCCTTCAAGCGCAAGCTGTTCGGTTTGACCATCGACCCCCGGAGGCTGCACGCCATTCGCACGCAGCGCAAAGCGGGCAGTCGCTACGCCAGCATCGAGCAATGCGAGTACGAGGTGAAACGCGCCCAGTTGCTGTTTCAGCGCTACGGCATTCCTGTGAAGGAAACCACCACCGCCAGCGTCGAGGAAATCGCGGCGGGCGTCCTGGCGCTGCTCAGGAAGAATGGCAAGCTGACGCAGTAGGGGCGCCGGGCCGTCAGCAGCAGGCTGAACCAAGTTCCGCTTAACCCAGCTGCGGACACCTAACGTTGCGTGCGCCCTTAGCCCAACAGGGTCAGTTCGCCCAGGCCCGCCAGGAATTCGCGCTCGGGGTAGTCCTCGGCGTCGAAGCCCCGGTCGCCTTCGGCCGGGGTGACACTGAGGCTAGCGAAATCGTACAGGTCGCGGTCGAGCAGGTGGCTGGGGGTCACGCGCGTCAGGCTTTTGAGGATGTTGTGCAGCCGGCCGGGGTGTTCGCGTTCCCAGGTGTCCAGCATGCCCCCCACCACCCGGCGTTGCAGGTTCTCCTGACTGCCGCACAGGTTGCAGGGAATGATCGGAAATTCCCGCGCCTGGGCATATTTGATGATGTCCTTTTCGGCCACGTAGGCCAGCGGCCGGATGACCACGTTGCTGCCGTCGTCGCTCTGGAGCTTGGGCGGCATGGCCTTGAGCCTGGCGCCGAAAAACATGTTCATGAACAGCGTTTCCAGAATGTCGTCGCGGTGGTGGCCCAGCGCAATTTTCGTCGCGCCGATCTGGCGGGCGTGGGCGTACAGGATGCCCCGGCGCAGGCGGCTACACAGCGAGCAGGTGGTTTTGCCTTCCGGAATCTTCTGCTTCACGACGCTGTAGGTGTCCTGCGTCAGGATGTCGAACGGTATCCCCCGCTGCGTCAGGTACTGCGGCAAAACGTGTTTGGGAAACCCCGGCTGACCCTGGTCGAGGTTCACGGCCACCACCTCAAAGTCGATGGGCGCTTTCTTCTGAAGGTGCAGCAGCACGTCCAGCAGCGTGTAACTGTCTTTGCCGCCCGACAGGCACACCATCACCCGGTCGCCCGGCTCGATCATGCGGTAATCCCCGATGGCCTGTCCCACGCCCTTCACGATGGGCTGGAACAGGCGGGCAGTGTCGGCAGAGGAAGCAGAAGCGGTCTGGGTCATGGGCAGGGGCCTCGTCAGCGCCCCATAGTACAACGGGCAGGGCAACGAGCCTGGGGCATGGGGCAAGGGGAAAACCGAACGGCGGGTGTGTTTCCTCTCAGCCTGTCGGGCTTCGTCGCCATTCGTACTGCATGTAAGCCGCGGGCCTGGCAAAAATTCACGGCGCCCCCTGGTTACGGTATTCCCTGGTTACGGCGCCCCTGATTTTTAGCCGTCATTCCTTGGGTGGACGTGATTTCTAACGGTCGCCCGTTATCTTGGGGGTCATGGCTCGTCGCCCGCAGTCGCCCCGTCCGGCCCGCAAGGCCCCCACCAGACCACCCGTTCGCCGCCGTGTGGGGTGCGCCGGCTGGCTGGCGCGGTTGCTGGGCACAGGCCTGTTGCTGGTGCTGGCGGGGCTGGGGGCGCTGTGGTTCATGTGGGGGCGCGACCTGCCCAACGTGTCCGACCTGGACGTGCTGGAGTACAGCGGTCAGACGCGGGTGTATGACCGCACCGGGGCTTTGATCGGCACCCTGACGCCCAGCCTCAGCAGCGGGCAGAGCGTCAACCGCGACCTGAAGAAACTGAACGAGGTGAGCGGCTGGCTGCAAAAGGCGGTGGTGTCCAGCGAGGACCGGCGCTTCTACGAGCATCACGGGGTGGATTACATCGGGATTGCGCGCGGACTGCTCAAGGGCCTGCTCCGGAACGACCTGGAGGGCGGCAGCAGCATTACCCAGCAGGTGGTGAAAAATACCTTGCTGGCCGACCTGCAAAGTGCGCGGACGCCCGAGCGCAAGTTCAAGGAAGCGATTCTGGCCTACCAGCTCGACCGGGATTTCAACAAGGACAAGATCCTGAACGCCTACCTGAACATCATCTACTGGGGCGACGCGGGGCGCAGTGACATCGTGGGGGCGGGCATGGCAGCGCGCGCTTACTTCAAGAAGGACGCCCGGGAATTGAACCTGGCCGAAAGCGTGTATCTGGCGACGATTATTCCCGCGCCCAACCGCCGCTACAAAGATTTCGGGGCGTACCGCAACGTGATGAAAAGCCTGCTGACCCGCATGGTGGAAGACGGGCGGGCCACCCGGGCGGAAGCCGACGCGGCCTGGAAAACCAAGATTTACCCGGCGGGCTACCGAATCAGCTGGAACGAGGACGGCACCTTCAAGTACGCGAACCTGGAGAACCTGGAGCGCCGCCAGCTGAACCTGGATCAGACCGAAAGCCGCGGCCAGGGCAAGTACCAGTACCAGGCGTACATGCAGGCGGTGGAAAAGGAACTGCTGCCCCGGGTGGGCCGCAAGGAACTGTACGCCGGCGGAAAAATCTTTACCGGTATGGACATCGCCGCGCAGGTGGCGGCGGAAAAAGCCAGCCTGGACGCCAGCCTGCCACCCGGCGCGACGCTGGGACTGGCGCTGGTGAACCCGGCCAACGGCGAGGCGCTGGCGCTGGTGGGGCAGAAACTCACCGGGGATCGCCCGCGCGACTGGAACAATGCCCTGCAGGCGCGGCGGCAGGTGGGCAGCAGCATCAAACCGCTGCTGTACACGCTGGCGCTCTCGAAAGGCTGGAAGCAGAGCGACACGGTGCTGGACTCGCCCATTGAGGGCGATTACCAGCCCATGAACTACGACCGGCGCTGGACCGGCCGCTACGTGACCATGCGTTACTCCCTGGACCACAGCCTGAACCTGCCGACCGTGCGCATGGGCCAGGAACTGGGCATGCCCACCTTCGAGGCCAAACTGCGCGAACTGGGGTTGACGCCGCCGCCGAACGCCGGGCTGAGCCTCAGCATCGGCACCCTGGAGGCCAGCCCCCTGCAGATGGCCGCCGCCTACGCCCCCTTCGTGAACGGCGGCATCTATTTCGAGCCGCACACCGTCCGCAAATTCGAGGACAGGCACGGCCAGAGCGTGTATACCCACCAGCCCGTCAGCCGCCGGGTGTGGGACGAGCAGACGGCGTGGCTGGGCCTGGACATGCTGCGCGGCGTGGTGAACGACCTCACGCCGAGCCAGGGCGGCCTGGCGACGCGGGCCATGATCGACGGCTGGGAAGTGGGCGGCAAGACCGGCACCACCAACGACATCAAGGACCTGTGGTTCGCGGGGGTCACGTCCCTGATCAGCGGCGCGGTGTGGGTGGGTCAGGAGGACGGCACGCCGCTGCCCTCCTGGGCGTACTCGGGCGACGTGCCCACGCCGGTGTGGCAGCAGGCGGTGGCGGGCGCCCTGGCGGGCCGCAGCAAAACGAACTTCAAGGAACCCGCCGATATCGCGTACCGGGTGGTTCGGCGCGTCAACATGGCCTTCCGCGCCAAAGAAGCCGACACCGATCCCGTCGCCCGTGACGGCACCCGCCAGGCCGAGCAGACGGGGCAGGCGACCGGGCAGGACGCGCCGGACACCCCGGAAGTCGCCCCGGTCGAACCGCCGCCCCCCGTGCTGCCGGACAGCTCCTCTACATCAGAGAGCAACCCTGCGCCGGACACGCAAATGCCAGCCACCGAGGTGCCCGCGCAGGACGGGGCGGCAACGGACATTCCCGCCACGCCACCCACGCCCGAGGAACCGGAAGCCCTCCCCGACACGCGGCCCTCCCCCACCGACCCGGCGCAGAACCCGTCCGCGCCTCCCAGCGCGCCGGACGCCGGGCCGCCCGAAATTATGCCTGTTCCGTTCGATCAGACCGAAGCGCCCTCGGTTCCGGCCGACCCGAACGCCCTGCCGGAACTGTCGCCCACCACGCCATGAGCCGGCGGGCAACGGTACAGTAGGCTGTCAGGCGTGAGGTGGGTCGAGATCACCATTCACCAGGTGCGCCGGGGCGACCGATTGCGCCTGAACGGTGGGCTGGATTTCACCGTGCAGTACGAACTCCGATTGAATCGCCCCTTCAGGGCGGTGAAATCCGACCGGAGGGAGTGAGAGCAAAACGGGTTCTGGGCGTGGAATCCACCATCCGGCATTTTTCCGGATGGTGGATGAAACAGACGGAATCCGTATAGGAGGTCGTGGGCCAGCGTGAGCACTTCCTGGTGATCATCGACACGCTGGGCGAACGGATGCGCCTCCTGAACACCGACGTTCTGGAGCGTTTTCAGGCGCTGGGAGCGCAGTTCAGGGACAAGCTTTAAGCCCGGGCGAGCGGTCAGAAAATCTTGCCGGGGTTCAGCAGGTGGTGCGGGTCGAGCAGGGCCTTGATCTCGCGCATCAGGTCAAGGGTGTCGGCATGCTCCTGGG contains:
- the ppsA gene encoding pyruvate, water dikinase, producing the protein MDMIRPFETLRMTDVEIVGGKNASIGEMIQGLAGAGVRVPGGFATTADAFRLFLQENQIEQKINEKLSALDVNDVHALVAAGKEIRGWVEQAAFPAALEQAIREGYARMTAEAGGTDPDVAVRSSATAEDLPEASFAGQQETFLNVRGIDEVLGHVKLVFASLYNDRAISYRVHQGFSHSEVALSAGIQRMVRTDLGVSGVAFTLDTESGFRDAVFVTSSYGLGEMVVQGAVNPDEFFVYKPALEQGKRAVLRRTRGSKQKKMIYAAEGGVQTVDVDEAERAAFSLTDDDLTELARQCVTIERHYGRPMDIEWGKDGRDGQIYILQARPETVQSRAGRTLERFELTGKGEILVEGRAVGSRIGAGTVRVVSDLSQMDEVQPGDILVADMTDPDWEPVMKRASAIVTNRGGRTCHAAIIAREMGIPAVVGTGNATRELKSGQPVTVSCAEGDTGFVYAGQLDFHIDKVELDAMPEVGMKIMMNVASPDRAFSFAALPNEGVGLARVEFICSNVIGIHPRALLDYPNVPDDVKAQIEDKTAGYASPRDFFREKLAEGVASIAAAFAPKPVIVRLSDFKSNEYAHLIGGTSYEPSEENPMIGFRGASRYRSEDFKEAFALECAAMKQVRDDMGLTNVQLMIPFVRTVAEGQRILEILRENGLTQGENDLKVIMMCEVPSNAILADQFLDHFDGFSIGSNDLTQLTLALDRDSGLVADMFDEQNEAVLALMEMAIRAAKARGKYVGICGQGPSDHPALAQWLMDKGIDSVSLNPDSVLSTWLHLAGEKA
- a CDS encoding pyruvate, water dikinase regulatory protein produces the protein MPRTVFIVSDHTGLTAENIARALLTHFPGQRLEYLRRPFTKDAQAALDVVNEVKGHAEAGSRPLIFTTVTRPEVLEILNSAPAQVFDLLTEDIARLEQEFGETPTLNVGGHHDMQDTEAYLTRMEALDFALATDDGVGSKGYAQSDVILVGVSRAGKTPTSLFLALQHGIRASNYPLAEDDFERERLPIPLEPFKRKLFGLTIDPRRLHAIRTQRKAGSRYASIEQCEYEVKRAQLLFQRYGIPVKETTTASVEEIAAGVLALLRKNGKLTQ
- the ttcA gene encoding tRNA 2-thiocytidine(32) synthetase TtcA produces the protein MTQTASASSADTARLFQPIVKGVGQAIGDYRMIEPGDRVMVCLSGGKDSYTLLDVLLHLQKKAPIDFEVVAVNLDQGQPGFPKHVLPQYLTQRGIPFDILTQDTYSVVKQKIPEGKTTCSLCSRLRRGILYAHARQIGATKIALGHHRDDILETLFMNMFFGARLKAMPPKLQSDDGSNVVIRPLAYVAEKDIIKYAQAREFPIIPCNLCGSQENLQRRVVGGMLDTWEREHPGRLHNILKSLTRVTPSHLLDRDLYDFASLSVTPAEGDRGFDAEDYPEREFLAGLGELTLLG
- a CDS encoding transglycosylase domain-containing protein translates to MARRPQSPRPARKAPTRPPVRRRVGCAGWLARLLGTGLLLVLAGLGALWFMWGRDLPNVSDLDVLEYSGQTRVYDRTGALIGTLTPSLSSGQSVNRDLKKLNEVSGWLQKAVVSSEDRRFYEHHGVDYIGIARGLLKGLLRNDLEGGSSITQQVVKNTLLADLQSARTPERKFKEAILAYQLDRDFNKDKILNAYLNIIYWGDAGRSDIVGAGMAARAYFKKDARELNLAESVYLATIIPAPNRRYKDFGAYRNVMKSLLTRMVEDGRATRAEADAAWKTKIYPAGYRISWNEDGTFKYANLENLERRQLNLDQTESRGQGKYQYQAYMQAVEKELLPRVGRKELYAGGKIFTGMDIAAQVAAEKASLDASLPPGATLGLALVNPANGEALALVGQKLTGDRPRDWNNALQARRQVGSSIKPLLYTLALSKGWKQSDTVLDSPIEGDYQPMNYDRRWTGRYVTMRYSLDHSLNLPTVRMGQELGMPTFEAKLRELGLTPPPNAGLSLSIGTLEASPLQMAAAYAPFVNGGIYFEPHTVRKFEDRHGQSVYTHQPVSRRVWDEQTAWLGLDMLRGVVNDLTPSQGGLATRAMIDGWEVGGKTGTTNDIKDLWFAGVTSLISGAVWVGQEDGTPLPSWAYSGDVPTPVWQQAVAGALAGRSKTNFKEPADIAYRVVRRVNMAFRAKEADTDPVARDGTRQAEQTGQATGQDAPDTPEVAPVEPPPPVLPDSSSTSESNPAPDTQMPATEVPAQDGAATDIPATPPTPEEPEALPDTRPSPTDPAQNPSAPPSAPDAGPPEIMPVPFDQTEAPSVPADPNALPELSPTTP